A genomic stretch from Harpia harpyja isolate bHarHar1 chromosome 20, bHarHar1 primary haplotype, whole genome shotgun sequence includes:
- the CSF1R gene encoding macrophage colony-stimulating factor 1 receptor, translated as MGPALLLLLIATGTWHGSASPVISPDLPALVVNTGDPVILHCSGESEVEWEGRKDTFGNHTSSTLSIPKATYRDTGTYNCAYVDSSDKGIATVHLFVRDPNNVWYVPTFRIFVTKGGNAELPCLITAPEYGSSVTLIMDDTFHLSPGTNYSFSAEKGITLYNVQSKQKGSYRCQAVINGKIERSSRIRLFVEEAQEKPVEVMMDPIDHVRIVGEPFKVTCRVIAPSHKYDIRWVTAAKNVRRTKNSGFEDENYVISDILSVPAVTMEDSGKYTCIANNSAGFRNASTMLQVVERGYVFLTPVQATSQEVALGESLKLQVLIEAYPKLLHWGWEHTNPLKNSGTTTFEGQMIPGNNWYNNTFFLNRLQEGEGGLYTFYAFNNETNASVTFSISVKSPPRVCRIKVPANDSSILQCTAIGYPAPRIEWYQCPIHSDRYNKDYRLLLNDSSPQLVNMLPFREVEVESVVPFQELGANFTFCCVAINREGNAFDMFHSLTITRSVMAPPNKLFSPILSACIGTSVLLFLLLLFLLYKYNQKPKYQVRWKIIEACEGNNYIFIDPTQLPYNEKWEFPRNNLQFGKTLGAGAFGKVVEATAFGLGKEDSVLKVAVKMLKSSADTDEQEALMSELKIMSHLGHHENIVNLLGACTYGGPILVITEYCRYGDLLNFLRKKAETIIIQDSALDTSLDSAADYKNIDLEKKYIRSDSGFSSQGLETYVEMRPVSSSSSSASSDSAQARGKSSGEEDETREDLRPLNLSDLLQFSSQVAQGMAFLSSKNCIHRDLAARNVLISDGRVAKICDFGLARDIMNDSNYVVKGNARLPVKWMAPESIFDCIYTVQSDVWSYGILLWEIFSLGKSPYPGMVVNSKFYSMVKQGYQMARPDFAPLEMYSIMQACWSLEPTQRPTFDQIVCFIQKELEVHKEQDYTNLPSTAEEDSGCDTSGCCEESCEQEESGQPLLKSNNYQFC; from the exons ATGggtcctgctctcctcctgctgctcatCGCAACTGGCACCTGGCATG gCTCGGCATCCCCAGTGATCAGCCCTGACCTCCCTGCTCTGGTTGTCAACACGGGTGATCCAGTCATCTTGCACTGCTCAGGAGAGTCTGAAGTTGAATGGGAAGGCAGAAAGGATACATTCGGCAACCACACTAGCAGCACGCTCAGTATTCCCAAGGCCACTTACAGGGATACAGGCACCTATAATTGTGCTTACGTCGACAGCAGTGACAAGGGCATTGCAACAGTACATCTGTTCGTGCGAG ATCCCAATAATGTGTGGTATGTTCCGACTTTCCGGATCTTTGTGACCAAAGGCGGTAATGCTGAGCTCCCCTGTCTCATCACGGCCCCTGAGTATGGATCCAGTGTGACTCTGATAATGGATGACACCTTTCATCTCTCACCCGGGACCAACTATTCTTTCAGTGCCGAGAAAGGAATAACACTGTACAATGTGCAAAGCAAGCAGAAGGGCTCTTACCGATGCCAAGCAGTGATAAATGGAAAAATAGAGAGATCATCAAGAATAAGACTGTTTGTGGAAGAAG CACAGGAGAAGCCTGTAGAAGTGATGATGGACCCCATAGACCATGTGCGAATCGTGGGCGAACCTTTCAAAGTCACTTGCAGAGTAATTGCACCTTCCCATAAATATGACATCAGATGGGTGACAGCAGCAAAGAAT GTCAGGAGAACTAAAAACTCTGGCTTTGAAGATGAGAACTACGTCATCAGCGATATCCTGTCCGTTCCAGCAGTGACCATGGAGGATAGTGGGAAATACACTTGTATAGCTAATAATTCAGCAGGATTCAGGAATGCCTCGACAATGCTTCAGGTAGTAG AGAGAGGTTATGTGTTCCTGACCCCGGTGCAAGCCACCAGCCAAGAGGTTGCTTTGGGAGAGAGTCTGAAGCTACAGGTCCTCATTGAGGCTTACCCAAAACTTCTCCACTGGGGCTGGGAGCACACAAACCCCTTGAAGAACTCTGGGACCACCACATTCGAGGGCCAAATGATCCCTGGAAACAACTG GTATAACAACACGTTCTTCCTGAACCGcctgcaggaaggagagggaggtcTCTATACCTTTTACGCCTTCAACAATGAGACCAATGCATCGGTTACcttcagtatttctgtgaaaT CTCCTCCAAGGGTCTGCAGAATTAAGGTGCCAGCCAATGACTCCAGCATCCTTCAGTGCACAGCCATCGGCTACCCTGCCCCACGCATTGAGTGGTACCAGTGCCCCATTCACTCTGACAG ATACAACAAGGACTATAGGTTGCTGCTGAATGACTCCAGTCCCCAGTTGGTGAACATGTTGCCCTTCCGAGAGGTGGAGGTGGAGAGCGTTGTCCCGTTCCAGGAGCTGGGTGCCAATTTCACCTTCTGCTGTGTGGCCATTAACAGAGAGGGGAATGCTTTTGACATGTTTCACTCGCTCACCATCACCA GAAGTGTCATGGCCCCCCCAAACAAGCTCTTCAGCCCCATTCTCTCCGCCTGCATAGGCACATCGGTCCTGctgttcctcctgctcctcttcctcctctacAAGTACAACCAG AAACCCAAGTACCAGGTGCGGTGGAAGATCATTGAGGCCTGTGAAGGGAATAACTACATTTTCATCGATCCCACTCAGCTGCCATACAATGAAAAATGGGAGTTTCCTAGGAATAACCTCCAGTTTG gaAAAACTCTTGGAGCAGGAGCCTTTGGAAAAGTGGTAGAAGCCACTGCTTTTGGTCTGGGCAAAGAAGATTCAGTCCTCAAAGTGGCTGTGAAGATGCTAAAGT CATCGGCAGACACAGATGAGCAGGAGGCTCTCATGTCTGAGCTGAAGATCATGAGTCACTTGGGACACCACGAGAATATTGTTAACCTGCTGGGAGCATGTACCTATGGAG GCCCAATCCTTGTCATCACTGAGTACTGTCGCTATGGAGATCTGCTGAATTTCCTGAGGAAGAAGGCTGAAACCATAATTATCCAGGATTCTGCCCTGGACACCTCTTTAGATAGTGCTGCTGATTACAAAAACATTGATCTAGAGAAGAAATACATCCGGAG TGACAGTGGCTTTTCGAGCCAGGGTTTGGAAACATATGTTGAAATGAGGCCTGTGTCGTCATCATCATCTTCAGCGTCATCAGATTCTGCGCAAGCCAGGG GGAAAAGCTCAGGGGAAGAAGATGAAACCAGGGAGGACCTCCGTCCCCTCAATCTCTCTGACCTGCTACAGTTCTCCAGCCAGGTGGCCCAGGGCATGGCATTCCTTTCATCAAAGAAT TGCATCCACCGTGACTTAGCAGCCAGGAATGTGCTCATATCAGATGGACGGGTAGCCAAGATCTGTGACTTCGGCCTGGCCCGCGATATCATGAATGACTCAAACTATGTTGTAAAAGGCAAT GCCCGCCTGCCCGTGAAATGGATGGCCCCAGAGAGCATCTTTGACTGCATTTACACAGTGCAGAGCGATGTGTGGTCTTACGGCATCCTTCTCTGGGAGATCTTCTCCCTTG GTAAAAGTCCATATCCTGGTATGGTGGTGAACAGCAAGTTCTATAGCATGGTGAAGCAGGGATACCAGATGGCCAGGCCCGACTTCGCTCCCTTGGAAAT GTACAGCATCATGCAGGCATGCTGGAGCCTGGAGCCCACACAGAGACCTACCTTTGACCAGATCGTCTGCTTCATCCAGAAAGAGCTGGAGGTGCATAAGGAACAG
- the PDGFRB gene encoding platelet-derived growth factor receptor beta has product MLRPSLKTSLWLLILTGLLEVTSGGSRLHIEPRDAELVLGLHSTFSLLCYGDSTLVWEREGQPLAASLEQRDGVFVSNLTLRNVTGRHTGEYVCTYSPDQAPEPAERKALYIYVPDPSLVFLPTITSEELFIFITGYTEAVIPCRVTNPQMQVTLYEKKVENPIPAAYDPQQGFKGFFEDKTYFCRTIVDDQEVDSDTFYVYRIQVSSVNVSISAVQTIVRQGENVTLMCTVSGNELVNFNWDYPRKQAGKTVEPVTDFLPGSTHEIRSILIIQNAELEDSGTYVCNVSEGYHEKTDRKDITVHVIERGFVRFHTHLPSTVYAEVHKSRTIQVEVEAYPQPSIVWLKNNKTLTMESSSEFTITSRNLSETRYQTALVLVRVKQEEGGFYTIRAFNEDDEQELSFHLQINVPAKVVDLKENSSTSSGEQTVTCSAEGMPQPEISWSTCSDIKWCSTKGQPTRLLGNESAEIGLQTNATYHAELQVYRVNSTLQLHRVDEPLLLRCTVQNFLGTNSQDITLVPHALPFKVVIISVILALLVLTVISLIILIILWQKKPRYEIRWKVIESVSSDGHEYIYVDPMQLPYDSSWEVPRDKLVLGRTLGSGAFGRVVEATAHGLSHSQSTMKVAVKMLKSTARSSEKQALMSELKIMSHLGPHLNIVNLLGACTKGGPIYIITEYCRYGDLVDYLHRNKHTFLQSYGEKARREAELYGNTAKEDHVQSHLSLSVESDGGYMDMSKDDSLDYVPMSDMKGEVKYADIESSNYGTPYELDSYSPSAPERTDRVTLINESPLLSYMDLVGFSFQVANGMEFLASKNCVHRDLAARNVLICEGKLVKICDFGLARDIMRDSNYISKGSTFLPLKWMAPESIFNNLYTTLSDVWSFGILLWEIFTLGGTPYPELPMNEQFYNAIKRGYRMSKPTHASDEIYDIMQKCWEEKFEIRPSFSQLVVLMGNLLVDCYRKRYQQVDEEFMKSDHPAVVRTRPTIPGLNNSRLTASSPTGSILYTAVHQNGGENDYIIPLPDPKPDAICDLPQEASISRASSMLNEANTSSTISCDSPLGLRQDEEQESDPQPVCQEPTTGHQEVEESFL; this is encoded by the exons ATGCTGCGCCCCTCTCTGAAGACATCTCTCTGGCTCCTCATCCTCACCG gTCTGCTGGAGGTAACGTCTGGGGGCAGCAGGCTGCATATTGAACCCAGAGATGCTGAGCTTGTCCTTGGCCTCCACAGCACCTTCTCCCTCTTGTGCTATGGGGACAGCACGCTGGTCTGGGAACGGGAGGGTCAGCCCCTCGCCGCCTCGCTGGAGCAGAGAGATGGTGTCTTTGTCAGCAACCTCACCCTCAGGAACGTGACAGGCCGTCACACTGGGGAGTATGTGTGCACCTACAGCCCTGACCAGGCTCCAGAGCCAGCAGAGAGGAAAGCCCTGTACATCTACGTTCCAG ATCCTTCCCTAGTCTTCCTCCCCACAATCACCTCCGAAGAGCTCTTCATCTTCATCACAGGCTACACAGAGGCCGTCATCCCATGCCGCGTGACCAACCCACAGATGCAGGTGACCCTCTACGAGAAAAAGGTGGAGAACCCCATCCCAGCTGCTTATGACCCACAACAGGGATTCAAAGGCTTCTTTGAGGATAAAACCTATTTCTGCCGGACAATCGTGGATGACCAGGAGGTGGATTCAGACACCTTCTACGTCTACAGGATCCAGG TCTCATCTGTGAACGTCTCCATCAGCGCAGTGCAGACCATAGTCCGTCAGGGAGAAAACGTTACCCTGATGTGCACCGTGAGCGGCAATGAGCTAGTCAACTTCAACTGGGATTATCCCCGCAAGCAA GCAGGGAAGACTGTGGAGCCGGTGACCGACTTCCTGCCCGGATCCACCCACGAGATCCGCTCCATCCTCATCATCCAGAATGCGGAGCTGGAGGACAGTGGGACTTACGTCTGCAACGTCTCTGAGGGCTACCATGAGAAAACGGACCGAAAAGACATCACAGTCCACGTGATCG AGCGTGGCTTTGTGCGCTTCCACACCCACCTGCCCAGCACGGTGTATGCCGAGGTCCACAAGAGCCGCACCATCCAGGTGGAGGTGGAGGCCTACCCACAACCCAGCATTGTGTGGCTGAAGAACAACAAGACGTTGACCATGGAAAGCAGCAGTGAGTTCACCATCACCAGCAGGAACCTGTCAGAAACCAG GTACCAGACGGCTCTGGTGCTTGTGCGGGTGAAGCAGGAAGAAGGAGGATTTTACACCATCCGGGCTTTCAATGAGGATGATGAGCAGGAGCTGTCCTTCCATCTGCAGATAAATG TGCCAGCCAAAGTGGTGGATCTCAAGGAGAACAGCAGTACCAGCAGTGGGGAGCAGACAGTAACATGCTCTGCTGAAGGCATGCCCCAGCCAGAGATCAGCTGGTCTACTTGCAGTGACATCAAATG GTGCAGCACCAAGGGGCAGCCCACCCGGCTGCTGGGGAACGAGTCCGCAGAGATCGGTCTGCAGACCAATGCCACATACCACGCGGAGCTGCAGGTGTACCGCGTGAACAGTACCCTGCAGCTGCACAGGGTGGATGAGCCCCTGCTCCTGAGATGCACCGTGCAAAACTTCCTGGGCACCAACTCCCAGGACATCACTCTGGTCCCACATG CCTTGCCGTTCAAGGTGGTCATCATCTCTGTCATCCTGGCTTTGCTGGTCCTCACCGTCATCTCCCTGATCATCCTGATCATCCTGTGGCAGAAG AAACCTCGTTATGAAATCCGCTGGAAGGTGATTGAGTCAGTCAGCTCCGATGGGCACGAGTATATCTACGTGGATCCCATGCAGCTCCCTTATGACTCCAGCTGGGAAGTGCCCAGGGACAAACTGGTGTTAG GACGTACTCTCGGCTCCGGTGCCTTTGGACGTGTGGTGGAGGCAACGGCTCATGGCCTGAGCCATTCGCAGTCCACCATGAAAGTGGCGGTCAAAATGCTCAAGT CCACTGCCCGGAGCAGCGAGAAGCAAGCCCTTATGTCCGAGCTGAAGATCATGAGCCACTTGGGACCTCACCTCAACATCGTCAACTTGCTGGGGGCTTGCACCAAAGGAG GGCCCATCTACATCATCACCGAGTACTGCCGCTATGGGGACCTGGTGGACTACCTGCACCGCAACAAGCACACCTTTCTGCAGTCCTACGGCGAGAAGGCACGGCGAGAGGCAGAGTTGTACGGGAACACTGCCAAGGAGGACCACGTGCAGAG TCACCTCTCCTTGTCTGTCGAGAGTGACGGGGGCTACATGGACATGAGCAAGGATGACTCCCTGGATTATGTGCCCATGTCCGACATGAAGGGTGAAGTCAAGTACGCTGACATTGAATCCTCTAACTATGGCACCCCGTACGAGCTGGACAGCTATTCCCCATCAG CTCCTGAAAGAACAGACCGGGTGACGCTGATAAACGAGTCTCCGCTCCTCAGCTACATGGACTTGGTGGGCTTCAGCTTCCAGGTGGCCAATGGGATGGAGTTCCTGGCTTCCAAAAAC TGTGTGCATCGTGACCTGGCTGCCAGGAATGTCCTCATCTGTGAGGGGAAGCTGGTGAAGATCTGTGACTTTGGCCTGGCAAGGGACATCATGAGGGATTCCAACTATATCTCCAAAGGCAGC acCTTCTTGCCCCTTAAGTGGATGGCTCCAGAGAGCATCTTCAACAACCTCTACACCACTCTGAGCGATGTGTGGTCCTTCGGGATTCTTCTCTGGGAGATATTCACTCTAG GGGGGACTCCATATCCTGAACTGCCTATGAATGAACAGTTCTACAACGCCATCAAACGTGGCTATCGGATGTCCAAACCCACCCACGCCTCTGATGAAAT CTACGATATCATGCAGAAGTGCTGGGAGGAGAAGTTTGAGATCAGACCATCCTTCTCACAGCTGGTGGTGCTTATGGGAAACCTCTTGGTGGATTGCTACAGAAAG AGGTACCAGCAGGTGGATGAAGAGTTCATGAAGAGTGACCACCCCGCTGTTGTCCGCACAAGACCCACAATCCCTGGGTTGAACAACTCCAGGCTCACAGCCAGCTCCCCCACCGGCAGCATTCTCTACACAGCCGTGCACCAAAATGGGGGTGAGAATGATTATATCATCCCTCTTCCTGACCCCAAACCCGACGCAATCTGCGATCTCCCTCAGGAAGCCTCCATCAGCCGGGCCAG CTCTATGCTGAACGAGGCCAACACATCGTCTACGATATCCTGTGACAGCCCTCTGGGCCTCCGGCAGGATGAGGAGCAGGAATCCGACCCACAGCCAGTCTGCCAGGAGCCGACCACAGGGCACCAAGAGGTGGAGGAGAGTTTCCTGTAG